In Scomber scombrus chromosome 17, fScoSco1.1, whole genome shotgun sequence, the following proteins share a genomic window:
- the iyd gene encoding iodotyrosine deiodinase isoform X2 — protein MALLSVLTPVLVAVLCMVIGFMFVKSRQTETTSQDETKGASKAGFRPWVDQDLQDDTEITREDDGEWVDSAEEEDLPHVPYSPPRYPEEKMLQRSQEFYTLMNQRRSVRLISPEPVPREVIDNVIRTAGTAPSGAHTEPWTFVVVSDPETKHQVRLIVEEEEEVNYRQRMGDKWVHDLAKLRTNWIKEYLDEAPYLVLIFKQTYGILPDSKKKTHYYNEISVSISCGILLAALQNVGLVTVTSTPLNCGPQLRLLLKRPANEKLLMLLPVGYPASDATVPDLKRKPLDDIIVHM, from the exons ATGGCTCTTCTGTCCGTCCTCACGCCTGTTCTGGTGGCGGTGCTGTGCATGGTGATTGGCTTTATGTTTGTGAAATCACGGCAAACGGAGACCACCTCCCAGGACGAAACTAAAGGGGCCTCGAAGGCGGGCTTCAGACCTTGGGTGGACCAGGATTTACAGGACGACACTGAAATCACAAGAGAAGACG ATGGTGAATGGGTGGACAGCGCTGAGGAGGAGGATCTTCCACATGTGCCCTACTCACCACCACGTTACCCTGAGGAGAAGATGCTGCAGAGATCTCAGGAGTTCTACACTCTGATGAACCAGCGGAGGTCTGTCCGACTCATCAGCCCAGAGCCGGTCCCACGAGAAGTCATCGATAATGTCATACGCACTGCAG GTACGGCCCCTAGTGGAGCACACACAGAGCCCTGGACGTTTGTCGTAGTGTCAGACCCAGAGACAAAACACCAGGTCAGACTGAtagtggaggaagaggaagaggtcaACTACCGTCAGAGGATGGGAGACAAGTGGGTCCATGATTTGGCCAAATTAAG GACGAACTGGATTAAGGAGTACCTGGATGAAGCTCCATACTTGGTCCTCATCTTCAAACAGACCTATGGGATTCTACCAGACAGCAAGAAAAAGACACACTACTACAATGAAATCAGTGTCTCCATATCCTGTGGGATACTGTTGGCTGCATTACAG AATGTGGGCCTTGTCACTGTTACTTCGACGCCCCTTAACTGCGGTCCCCAGCTCAGGCTGCTCCTCAAACGACCAGCCAATGAgaagctgctgatgctgcttcCTGTTGGTTACCCTGCTTCTGATGCCACTGTGCCTGACTTGAAACGCAAGCCTCTTGATGATATTATAGTGCACATGTGA
- the iyd gene encoding iodotyrosine deiodinase isoform X1 has protein sequence MALLSVLTPVLVAVLCMVIGFMFVKSRQTETTSQDETKGASKAGFRPWVDQDLQDDTEITREDEDGEWVDSAEEEDLPHVPYSPPRYPEEKMLQRSQEFYTLMNQRRSVRLISPEPVPREVIDNVIRTAGTAPSGAHTEPWTFVVVSDPETKHQVRLIVEEEEEVNYRQRMGDKWVHDLAKLRTNWIKEYLDEAPYLVLIFKQTYGILPDSKKKTHYYNEISVSISCGILLAALQNVGLVTVTSTPLNCGPQLRLLLKRPANEKLLMLLPVGYPASDATVPDLKRKPLDDIIVHM, from the exons ATGGCTCTTCTGTCCGTCCTCACGCCTGTTCTGGTGGCGGTGCTGTGCATGGTGATTGGCTTTATGTTTGTGAAATCACGGCAAACGGAGACCACCTCCCAGGACGAAACTAAAGGGGCCTCGAAGGCGGGCTTCAGACCTTGGGTGGACCAGGATTTACAGGACGACACTGAAATCACAAGAGAAGACG aaGATGGTGAATGGGTGGACAGCGCTGAGGAGGAGGATCTTCCACATGTGCCCTACTCACCACCACGTTACCCTGAGGAGAAGATGCTGCAGAGATCTCAGGAGTTCTACACTCTGATGAACCAGCGGAGGTCTGTCCGACTCATCAGCCCAGAGCCGGTCCCACGAGAAGTCATCGATAATGTCATACGCACTGCAG GTACGGCCCCTAGTGGAGCACACACAGAGCCCTGGACGTTTGTCGTAGTGTCAGACCCAGAGACAAAACACCAGGTCAGACTGAtagtggaggaagaggaagaggtcaACTACCGTCAGAGGATGGGAGACAAGTGGGTCCATGATTTGGCCAAATTAAG GACGAACTGGATTAAGGAGTACCTGGATGAAGCTCCATACTTGGTCCTCATCTTCAAACAGACCTATGGGATTCTACCAGACAGCAAGAAAAAGACACACTACTACAATGAAATCAGTGTCTCCATATCCTGTGGGATACTGTTGGCTGCATTACAG AATGTGGGCCTTGTCACTGTTACTTCGACGCCCCTTAACTGCGGTCCCCAGCTCAGGCTGCTCCTCAAACGACCAGCCAATGAgaagctgctgatgctgcttcCTGTTGGTTACCCTGCTTCTGATGCCACTGTGCCTGACTTGAAACGCAAGCCTCTTGATGATATTATAGTGCACATGTGA